A genomic window from Bradyrhizobium lupini includes:
- a CDS encoding bifunctional diguanylate cyclase/phosphodiesterase: protein MRTQTTSYFARLFAGDLSAFGGPVTDEAVAGHIRAEQMSLVLGYSVGIMLANACNAGVLVVALWHSPDLKLALIWAAIVAGAAIAFGLQSHAARRITKPQFVSRRAMHRLVRNAFILGAAWGTVPVAFFVNASTGGQLVITCLCSGMLAGGALAFATIPIAAIAFTAPIFAGIAICLGRNGDPAFLLIAFLVVVYGSVLLRSVFVNSIAFARRVMRQIEAERTVRQDSLTHLPNRVAFNETLDAALKRLALSGEEFAVLLLDLDRFKEVNDKFGHPAGDEFLVQIASRLQRCTRAAEHVARIGGDEFALVMANRARPEDALEIAERFVAAFDEPFQIEGRQIVGATSVGIVLAPRDGSTQLDIMKNADTALYRAKKAGPGTVCFFEEADDRSSRDRKALQSDLEGAIARDELFLVFQPFLDLGGNRITGFEALLRWQHPQRGLVPPSEFIPIAEETGLIHEIGEWVVRRACATVAEWPEEIRVAVNFSAAQFHNNGLLQIIVQALADAKIAPHRLEIEITESMLLSKYASAASVLNALLELGVTVALDDFGTGFSSLTYLRKLPFSRIKIDQSFIRDMLVQPDCAAIVKSVIGLARDLRIGVVAEGVETADQLEYLRQIGCDEVQGYLISRPVSADGVLALLDPKKLRATYAA from the coding sequence ATGCGGACTCAAACGACCAGCTATTTCGCGCGGCTGTTCGCCGGTGATCTGTCGGCCTTTGGCGGTCCCGTAACCGACGAAGCCGTCGCCGGCCATATCCGCGCCGAACAGATGTCGCTGGTGCTCGGCTATTCGGTCGGCATCATGCTGGCCAATGCCTGCAACGCCGGGGTACTCGTCGTCGCGCTGTGGCATTCGCCGGACTTGAAGCTGGCCTTGATCTGGGCCGCCATCGTGGCGGGCGCCGCGATCGCGTTCGGCCTGCAATCCCATGCCGCGCGCCGCATCACCAAACCGCAATTCGTCTCGCGCCGGGCCATGCATCGGCTGGTGCGCAATGCTTTCATCCTCGGCGCCGCCTGGGGCACCGTTCCGGTCGCATTCTTCGTCAATGCCTCAACGGGCGGGCAGCTCGTCATCACCTGCCTTTGCTCGGGGATGCTGGCGGGGGGCGCGCTGGCCTTCGCCACCATCCCGATCGCCGCGATCGCATTCACGGCCCCGATCTTCGCTGGCATCGCGATCTGCCTCGGCAGGAATGGCGATCCGGCGTTTCTGCTGATCGCTTTCCTGGTGGTCGTCTACGGATCAGTGCTGCTGCGCAGCGTGTTCGTCAATTCGATCGCGTTCGCACGGCGCGTGATGCGGCAGATCGAGGCCGAGCGTACGGTGCGGCAGGACTCGCTGACCCATCTGCCCAATCGCGTCGCGTTCAACGAAACGCTCGATGCAGCCTTGAAGCGGCTCGCTCTGTCCGGCGAGGAATTCGCGGTGCTTCTGCTCGATCTCGATCGTTTCAAGGAGGTCAACGACAAGTTCGGCCATCCCGCCGGCGACGAGTTTCTGGTCCAGATCGCGAGCCGCCTGCAACGCTGCACCCGCGCGGCCGAGCATGTCGCACGCATCGGCGGCGACGAGTTCGCGCTGGTGATGGCCAATCGGGCGCGGCCGGAGGATGCGCTCGAGATCGCCGAGCGCTTCGTCGCGGCCTTCGATGAACCGTTCCAGATCGAGGGCCGCCAGATCGTCGGCGCGACCAGCGTCGGCATCGTGCTGGCGCCGCGTGACGGCAGCACGCAACTCGACATCATGAAGAACGCCGACACCGCGCTCTACCGCGCCAAGAAGGCCGGACCTGGCACGGTGTGTTTCTTCGAGGAAGCCGACGACCGCTCGTCACGCGACCGCAAAGCGCTGCAATCGGATCTGGAAGGCGCCATCGCCAGGGACGAGCTGTTCCTGGTGTTCCAGCCGTTCCTCGACCTCGGCGGCAACCGCATCACCGGCTTCGAGGCACTGCTGCGCTGGCAGCATCCCCAGCGCGGGCTGGTGCCGCCGAGCGAATTCATCCCGATCGCCGAGGAAACCGGGTTGATCCACGAGATCGGCGAATGGGTCGTCCGCCGCGCCTGCGCGACGGTTGCCGAGTGGCCCGAAGAGATCAGGGTCGCGGTGAATTTCTCGGCCGCGCAGTTTCACAACAACGGCCTCCTCCAGATCATCGTGCAGGCGCTCGCGGACGCGAAGATCGCCCCGCACCGGCTCGAGATCGAGATCACGGAATCGATGCTGCTGTCGAAATACGCCTCGGCCGCGTCGGTCCTGAACGCGCTGCTGGAGCTCGGCGTCACCGTGGCGCTCGACGATTTCGGCACCGGCTTCTCCTCGCTGACTTACCTGCGCAAGCTGCCGTTCAGCCGCATCAAGATCGACCAGTCCTTCATCCGCGACATGCTGGTGCAGCCCGACTGCGCCGCGATCGTGAAATCGGTGATTGGGCTCGCGCGCGACCTGCGCATCGGCGTGGTCGCCGAAGGCGTCGAGACCGCCGACCAGCTCGAATATCTGCGCCAGATCGGTTGCGACGAGGTGCAGGGTTATCTCATCAGCCGGCCGGTGTCGGCGGATGGCGTTCTGGCGCTGCTTGATCCGAAGAAGTTGCGGGCGACCTACGCGGCGTAG